A genomic window from Bos javanicus breed banteng chromosome 13, ARS-OSU_banteng_1.0, whole genome shotgun sequence includes:
- the GSS gene encoding glutathione synthetase isoform X1 — MPVGMATGWGSLLQDEQQLEELARQAVDRALAEGVLLRTSQAPSSSHVVSYAPFTLFPSPVPSALLEQAYAVQADFNLLVDAVSQNAVFLEQTLSSTIKRDSFTARLFDIHKQVLKEGIAQTVFLGLNRSDYMFQCNPDGSAALKQIEINTISASFGGLASRTPAVHRHVLSVLGKTKEAAKILFNNPSKGLAMGIAKAWELYGSANAQVLLIAQEKERNIFDQRAIENELLARNIHVIRRRFEDVSEKGSLDQDRRLFMEGQEIAVVYFRDGYMPGHYSLQNWEARLLLERSCAVKCPDIATQLAGTKKVQQELSRVGVLESFLPGQPEAVARLRATFAGLYSLDLGEEGDQAITKAIAAPSCFVLKPQREGGGNNLYGEEMVQALERLKDSEERASYILMEKIEPEPFRNCLLRPGSPARVIQCISELGIFGVYVREGKTLVMNKHVGHLLRTKAIEHADGGVAAGVAVLDNPYPV, encoded by the exons ATGCCG GTTGGGATGGCCACCGGCTGGGGGAGCCTCTTGCAGGATGAACAGCAGCTGGAGGAGCTAGCAAGGCAGGCTGTGGACCGGGCTCTGGCTGAGGGTGTGTTGCTGAGGACCTCACAGGCACCCAGCTCCTCTCAT GTGGTGAGCTATGCTCCATTCACACTCTTCCCTTCACCGGTCCCAAGTGCCCTGCTGGAGCAGGCCTATGCTGTGCAGGCGGACTTCAACCTCCTGGTGGATGCGGTCAGCCAAAACGCTGTCTTTCTGGAGCAGACTCTCTCCAG CACCATCAAAAGAGACAGCTTTACTGCTCGTCTCTTTGACATCCACAAGCAAGTCTTAAAAGAAGGCATTGCCCAG ACCGTGTTCCTGGGCTTGAATCGCTCAGACTACATGTTCCAGTGCAATCCGGATGGCTCCGCAGCCCTGAAACAGATTGAAATCAACACCATCTCTGCCAGCTTTGGGGGCCTAGCCTCCCGGACCCCAGCTGTGCATCG ACATGTTCTCAGTGTCCTGGGTAAGACCAAAGAAGCTGCCAAGATCCTCTTCAATAATCCCAGCAAGGGACTGGCCATGGGGATTGCCAAAGCCTGGGAGCTCTACGGCTCAGCCAA TGCTCAGGTGCTACTGATTGctcaagagaaggaaaggaacatATTTGACCAGCGTGCCATAGAGAATGAGCTACTGGCCAG GAATATCCATGTAATCCGACGAAGGTTCGAAGATGTCTCTGAAAAGGGGTCTCTAGACCAAGACCGAAGACTATTTAT GGAGGGCCAGGAGATTGCTGTGGTTTACTTCCGGGATGGCTACATGCCAGGCCATTACAGCCTACAG AACTGGGAAGCACGCCTGCTCCTGGAGAGGTCATGTGCTGTCAAGTGCCCGGATATTGCCACCCAGCTGGCCGGGACCAAGAAGGTGCAGCAGGAGCTGAGCAGAGTGGGTGTGCTGGAGTCCTTTCTCCCAGGGCAGCCTGAGGCTGTGGCCCGCCTCCGTGCCACCTTTGCTGGCCTCTACTCACTAGACCTG GGTGAAGAAGGGGACCAGGCTATCACCAAGGCCATTGCTGCTCCTAGCTGCTTTGTGCTAAAGCCTCAAAGAGAGGGTGGAG GTAACAACCTATACGGGGAGGAGATGGTACAAGCCCTGGAGCGGCTGAAGGACAGTGAGGAGAGAGCCTCCTACATCCTCATGGAGAAGATCGAACCCGAGCCTTTTAGGAATTGTCTACTACGACCCGGCAGCCCTGCCCGAGTGATCCAATGCATTTCAGAGCTGGGCATCTTCGGGGTCTATGTCAG GGAGGGAAAGACACTTGTGATGAACAAGCACGTGGGACATCTGCTTCGAACCAAAGCCATCGAGCACGCAGATGGCGGTGTGGCGGCTGGAGTGGCAGTCCTGGACAACCCGTACCCTGTGTGA
- the GSS gene encoding glutathione synthetase isoform X2: MATGWGSLLQDEQQLEELARQAVDRALAEGVLLRTSQAPSSSHVVSYAPFTLFPSPVPSALLEQAYAVQADFNLLVDAVSQNAVFLEQTLSSTIKRDSFTARLFDIHKQVLKEGIAQTVFLGLNRSDYMFQCNPDGSAALKQIEINTISASFGGLASRTPAVHRHVLSVLGKTKEAAKILFNNPSKGLAMGIAKAWELYGSANAQVLLIAQEKERNIFDQRAIENELLARNIHVIRRRFEDVSEKGSLDQDRRLFMEGQEIAVVYFRDGYMPGHYSLQNWEARLLLERSCAVKCPDIATQLAGTKKVQQELSRVGVLESFLPGQPEAVARLRATFAGLYSLDLGEEGDQAITKAIAAPSCFVLKPQREGGGNNLYGEEMVQALERLKDSEERASYILMEKIEPEPFRNCLLRPGSPARVIQCISELGIFGVYVREGKTLVMNKHVGHLLRTKAIEHADGGVAAGVAVLDNPYPV, encoded by the exons ATGGCCACCGGCTGGGGGAGCCTCTTGCAGGATGAACAGCAGCTGGAGGAGCTAGCAAGGCAGGCTGTGGACCGGGCTCTGGCTGAGGGTGTGTTGCTGAGGACCTCACAGGCACCCAGCTCCTCTCAT GTGGTGAGCTATGCTCCATTCACACTCTTCCCTTCACCGGTCCCAAGTGCCCTGCTGGAGCAGGCCTATGCTGTGCAGGCGGACTTCAACCTCCTGGTGGATGCGGTCAGCCAAAACGCTGTCTTTCTGGAGCAGACTCTCTCCAG CACCATCAAAAGAGACAGCTTTACTGCTCGTCTCTTTGACATCCACAAGCAAGTCTTAAAAGAAGGCATTGCCCAG ACCGTGTTCCTGGGCTTGAATCGCTCAGACTACATGTTCCAGTGCAATCCGGATGGCTCCGCAGCCCTGAAACAGATTGAAATCAACACCATCTCTGCCAGCTTTGGGGGCCTAGCCTCCCGGACCCCAGCTGTGCATCG ACATGTTCTCAGTGTCCTGGGTAAGACCAAAGAAGCTGCCAAGATCCTCTTCAATAATCCCAGCAAGGGACTGGCCATGGGGATTGCCAAAGCCTGGGAGCTCTACGGCTCAGCCAA TGCTCAGGTGCTACTGATTGctcaagagaaggaaaggaacatATTTGACCAGCGTGCCATAGAGAATGAGCTACTGGCCAG GAATATCCATGTAATCCGACGAAGGTTCGAAGATGTCTCTGAAAAGGGGTCTCTAGACCAAGACCGAAGACTATTTAT GGAGGGCCAGGAGATTGCTGTGGTTTACTTCCGGGATGGCTACATGCCAGGCCATTACAGCCTACAG AACTGGGAAGCACGCCTGCTCCTGGAGAGGTCATGTGCTGTCAAGTGCCCGGATATTGCCACCCAGCTGGCCGGGACCAAGAAGGTGCAGCAGGAGCTGAGCAGAGTGGGTGTGCTGGAGTCCTTTCTCCCAGGGCAGCCTGAGGCTGTGGCCCGCCTCCGTGCCACCTTTGCTGGCCTCTACTCACTAGACCTG GGTGAAGAAGGGGACCAGGCTATCACCAAGGCCATTGCTGCTCCTAGCTGCTTTGTGCTAAAGCCTCAAAGAGAGGGTGGAG GTAACAACCTATACGGGGAGGAGATGGTACAAGCCCTGGAGCGGCTGAAGGACAGTGAGGAGAGAGCCTCCTACATCCTCATGGAGAAGATCGAACCCGAGCCTTTTAGGAATTGTCTACTACGACCCGGCAGCCCTGCCCGAGTGATCCAATGCATTTCAGAGCTGGGCATCTTCGGGGTCTATGTCAG GGAGGGAAAGACACTTGTGATGAACAAGCACGTGGGACATCTGCTTCGAACCAAAGCCATCGAGCACGCAGATGGCGGTGTGGCGGCTGGAGTGGCAGTCCTGGACAACCCGTACCCTGTGTGA